TTGCTGTCCTTCATGCCCGCCAGGTGCTGGATCGCGCCCGAGATACCGGCGGCGATGTAGAGCTGCGGTGCGACGATCTTGCCGGTCTGGCCGACCTGCCAGTCGTTCGGGGCGTAGCCCGCGTCGACGGCGGCACGGCTGGCACCGAGCGCGGCGCCGAGCTTGTCGGCCAGCGGTGTCAGCACCTCGTTGAACTTGTCGCTGCTGCCCATCGCGCGGCCGCCGCTGACGATGATCTTGGCGGCGGTCAGCTCGGGCCGGTCGCTCTTGGCGATCTCGCTGCCGATGAAGGCGCTCTTGCCGCTGTCGGCGACGGCCGCGATGGTTTCGATCGTTGCATTGCCGCCCAGGGCCGCGGCGTCGAAGCCGGTGGTGCGCACGGTGATGACCTGGGTCTTGTCGCTGCTCTGCACCGTGGCCACGGCGTTGCCGGCGTAGATCGGGCGCTCGTAGGTGTCGGCGCTGATCACCTGGGTGATCTCGCTGATCTGCGCCACGTCGAGCTTGGCCGCGACACGCGGGGCGACGTTCTTGCCGTGTGCCGTGGCGGCGAACAGGATGTGGCTGTAGCCGGCGGCGATCGAAATCACTTGCGCGGTGATGTTCTCGGCCAGCTGTTCACCGAGGCTCGCACCATCGGCGTGCAGCACCTTGGCGACACCGGCGATCTGGCTCGCAGCCTGTGCCGCGGCGGCGCAATCGGTACCCGCGACCAGCACGTGCACCTCGCCCAGTTGGGCAGCGGCCGTGACGGTGTTGAGCGTCGCACCTTTGAGAGTGCCGTGTTCGTGTTCGGCAATGACGAGGATGGTCATGTTCAGATCACCTTGGCTTCATTCTTCAGTTTGGCCACGAGGGTCGCGACATCGGGCACCTTGATGCCTGCGCCGCGCTTGGGCGGTTCAGACACTTTGAGCGTCTTCAGCCGTGGGCTCACGTCGACACCCAGATCGGCCGGCTTGATCGTCTCCAGCGGCTTCTTCTTGGCCTTCATGATGTTGGGCAGCGTGACGTAACGCGGCTCGTTCAGGCGCAGGTCGGTGGTGATGACCGCGGGCAGGCTCAGAGAAATCGTCTCCAGGCCACCGTCGATTTCACGCGTGACGCGGGCCCGGCCGTCGATGACGTCGACCTTCGATGCGAACGTGGCCTGCGG
This portion of the Leptothrix cholodnii SP-6 genome encodes:
- a CDS encoding electron transfer flavoprotein subunit alpha/FixB family protein produces the protein MTILVIAEHEHGTLKGATLNTVTAAAQLGEVHVLVAGTDCAAAAQAASQIAGVAKVLHADGASLGEQLAENITAQVISIAAGYSHILFAATAHGKNVAPRVAAKLDVAQISEITQVISADTYERPIYAGNAVATVQSSDKTQVITVRTTGFDAAALGGNATIETIAAVADSGKSAFIGSEIAKSDRPELTAAKIIVSGGRAMGSSDKFNEVLTPLADKLGAALGASRAAVDAGYAPNDWQVGQTGKIVAPQLYIAAGISGAIQHLAGMKDSKVIVAINKDAEAPIFSVADYGLEADLFVAVPELVQAL